A genomic region of Leptolyngbya sp. NIES-2104 contains the following coding sequences:
- a CDS encoding AAA-like domain-containing protein, producing the protein MKLDHLFEILNRELVSGNNRPLNSTETLLLQGIWQYQTYSQIADEIGYSPGYLTNVVAPELLHRLSQLAGQRLTKKNCRIILESLVAQSTSETRPPKSYTPPVAPSALPSFPSGPIAVNSPFYIARPPIETQVFEELQKPGALVRVKAPKEMGKTSLLLQVLHQLDQREYRTVYLSLEQIDRAICDDLNRFLRWLCVSVSHQLQLEPKLDEYWDDDIGSKVSCTLYFRNYLLSQLKVPLVLALDEVNQLFEHPLVAQDVLPLLRSWYEEAKRLPIWQNFRLIMVHSTEVYVPLQLNQSPFNVGFAAQLTSFTLEQVQQLAQRYHLDWESNNAAHQLMNLVGGHPALIHVALYYLSRGELTLDRLLEVAPTSTGIYQHHLQRHWVTLQEQPALAHAFGRLLGATEPIHTESTLAHKLTSMGLIHQSGNEAIVSCQLYQQYFREMLDRCTTE; encoded by the coding sequence ATGAAGCTGGATCATCTTTTTGAGATTCTCAATCGCGAACTCGTTTCTGGCAACAATCGCCCATTAAATTCTACAGAAACGCTGCTGCTTCAAGGAATTTGGCAGTATCAGACCTATAGCCAGATTGCCGACGAAATCGGCTATAGTCCTGGTTATCTCACCAATGTCGTGGCTCCAGAATTGCTTCATCGGCTGTCTCAACTGGCAGGTCAACGCCTCACGAAGAAAAACTGTCGCATCATTCTAGAATCCCTTGTGGCTCAGTCCACCTCAGAAACTCGTCCACCGAAGTCCTATACGCCTCCGGTTGCCCCAAGCGCGTTACCGTCGTTTCCCAGTGGTCCGATCGCGGTCAACTCTCCTTTCTACATCGCCCGCCCGCCGATCGAAACCCAAGTCTTTGAAGAACTCCAAAAACCTGGAGCCTTGGTGCGAGTAAAAGCGCCCAAAGAAATGGGAAAAACTTCTTTGCTTTTACAGGTATTGCATCAGCTTGATCAACGGGAATATCGCACGGTTTACCTGAGTTTAGAACAGATCGATCGTGCGATTTGCGATGACCTGAATCGCTTTTTGCGCTGGCTCTGTGTGAGTGTGTCACATCAGTTACAACTCGAACCTAAACTCGACGAATACTGGGACGATGATATTGGTAGCAAAGTCAGTTGCACCCTTTACTTTCGCAACTATCTCTTATCTCAACTCAAGGTTCCGCTCGTTTTAGCGTTGGATGAAGTCAACCAGCTTTTTGAGCATCCGCTGGTTGCCCAAGATGTCCTACCCTTGTTGCGGTCTTGGTATGAAGAAGCAAAACGGCTCCCAATCTGGCAGAATTTCCGTCTGATTATGGTGCATTCAACCGAGGTGTACGTGCCGCTTCAACTGAATCAGTCACCCTTTAACGTTGGGTTTGCGGCTCAGTTAACCAGCTTCACGCTAGAGCAAGTTCAACAACTCGCGCAGCGCTATCATCTCGACTGGGAGAGTAACAACGCAGCTCACCAACTGATGAATTTAGTCGGCGGACATCCTGCCCTGATTCACGTTGCACTTTACTATCTCAGTCGAGGCGAGTTGACGCTCGATCGATTGCTCGAAGTTGCGCCGACTTCGACGGGCATCTATCAACACCATTTACAGCGTCACTGGGTCACGCTTCAGGAACAGCCTGCCTTAGCTCATGCGTTCGGGAGACTCTTAGGTGCGACTGAGCCAATTCACACAGAATCCACGCTTGCTCACAAGTTGACCAGCATGGGATTGATTCATCAATCAGGCAACGAAGCGATCGTGAGTTGTCAGCTATATCAGCAATATTTTCGGGAGATGCTGGATCGCTGTACAACGGAATAG
- a CDS encoding CHASE2 domain-containing protein, translated as MNNYQIGGSLRWNDPNYVRRQADLDLDRALSTGQFCYIFNARQMGKSSLMVRAFHQLQDLGVACAAIDLSRIGSQNVTLEQWYKGLAVELWQAFDLVQSVNLKTWWQERQDLSPVQRLGQWIETVLLVEVKTADRSRPNLVIFLDEVDSVCSLEFSMQDFFALIRACYNRRSLDPEYQRLTFALLGVARPSDLITDSQRTPFNIGTAIALDGFQLSEAQPLAQGLTDAVNNPQLALEEILTWTGGQPFLTQKLCRFVVEQSRSTSDDRSHITEIVQQFILQSWEFQDEPEHLRTIRDRLLSNPERSIKRLGLYQQVLDTVVPFDGSDEQIELLLSGLVSNQRGQLVVKNPIYRAIFHRDWVSQQLSYLRPYAPLCETWIASGKQETACLLRGESLQDALAWALGKSLADQDYQFLGASQELAKREAQLALEAVEQANHILAGARQKANQEVPKQRIRFRCIPKVAIAVTAPVLLLRILGFLQGWELNLFDQFLRWRPVESRDERIAIVTIEESDLKQFGYPIPDRVLAQTINIIKAQKPRAIGLDNYRDLPVEPGHQDLVQVFQSTPNLFGIEKVVGSRVAAPPTLRRLQQVGFSDQVEDSDGTVRRALLSILSDNNAQYSLATQLALRYLESDKITPESLDSEDQRLRLGKVIFDRLKHNSGGYVGAETGGYQILLNYRGTEANFATFSLQQVLKRQIPSESLRGRVVLIGTTAESVKDVFQTPYSDRWMGASQPMPGVVLHANIVSQLLSAALEGRPLIRPWSEPLESAWILVWAGIGALISWQFKSSIRLIVGIVFVSGGLVVGCYGALLLGWWLPVAPALLGLWGSAIALWLVTNKQLDHLRFQHTLILLLQAKQDYPTAGRIAIEYLKQSETKENQTAIEQQLKQHL; from the coding sequence ATGAATAACTACCAGATTGGGGGCAGCCTCCGTTGGAATGATCCGAACTATGTGAGGCGACAGGCAGATCTCGATCTCGATCGCGCTTTAAGTACGGGGCAGTTTTGCTACATTTTTAATGCTCGGCAAATGGGCAAATCTAGCCTGATGGTGCGTGCCTTTCATCAACTTCAGGATCTAGGGGTTGCTTGTGCTGCGATCGATCTGTCCCGGATTGGCAGTCAAAATGTGACGCTAGAGCAGTGGTACAAGGGATTAGCGGTTGAGCTTTGGCAAGCGTTTGATTTGGTGCAGTCGGTCAATCTGAAAACCTGGTGGCAGGAACGGCAGGATCTGTCTCCGGTGCAACGATTGGGACAATGGATCGAAACCGTTCTTTTAGTTGAAGTGAAGACTGCGGATCGATCGCGTCCAAATTTAGTGATTTTTCTCGATGAGGTCGATAGTGTTTGTAGTTTAGAATTCTCGATGCAGGATTTTTTCGCCCTGATTCGCGCTTGCTATAATCGCCGCAGTCTTGATCCAGAGTATCAACGACTTACATTCGCTTTGTTGGGGGTAGCAAGACCTTCAGATCTAATCACGGATTCCCAGCGAACACCGTTTAATATTGGAACCGCGATCGCGCTCGATGGCTTTCAGTTGTCCGAAGCTCAACCATTAGCGCAAGGTTTAACGGATGCGGTCAACAATCCTCAACTCGCACTTGAAGAAATTCTGACTTGGACGGGTGGACAGCCTTTTCTAACACAGAAATTATGTCGATTCGTTGTAGAACAATCGCGGTCAACTTCAGACGATCGTTCTCACATCACGGAGATCGTACAGCAGTTCATTCTGCAATCTTGGGAATTCCAGGATGAGCCGGAACACTTGAGAACGATTCGCGATCGCTTGCTCAGCAACCCGGAGCGATCAATCAAGCGACTTGGACTGTATCAACAAGTGCTAGATACAGTTGTTCCTTTTGATGGCAGCGATGAACAGATTGAACTTTTGTTATCGGGGTTAGTGTCAAATCAGCGAGGGCAACTGGTGGTCAAAAACCCGATTTATCGCGCCATTTTTCATCGAGATTGGGTAAGCCAACAACTAAGCTATCTTCGCCCTTACGCGCCGCTCTGCGAGACCTGGATTGCTAGTGGAAAACAAGAGACTGCTTGCTTATTACGGGGTGAATCGTTGCAAGATGCACTCGCTTGGGCATTGGGAAAAAGTCTCGCGGATCAAGACTATCAGTTTTTAGGAGCTAGTCAGGAGCTTGCCAAGCGAGAAGCTCAACTCGCATTAGAAGCCGTTGAGCAGGCAAATCACATTTTGGCAGGAGCAAGACAGAAAGCCAATCAGGAGGTTCCTAAACAGCGGATTCGCTTTCGCTGCATTCCGAAAGTTGCGATCGCAGTGACAGCGCCCGTTCTGCTACTCCGGATCTTAGGATTTCTGCAAGGCTGGGAATTGAATCTGTTTGATCAGTTTCTGCGGTGGCGACCTGTAGAATCGCGTGATGAACGAATTGCAATTGTGACGATCGAGGAGTCCGATTTAAAGCAATTTGGCTATCCGATTCCCGATCGTGTCTTAGCTCAAACAATTAACATTATCAAAGCACAAAAACCACGAGCGATCGGCTTAGATAACTATCGAGATTTGCCTGTAGAGCCAGGACATCAAGATCTTGTGCAAGTCTTTCAATCGACACCAAATCTGTTTGGAATTGAGAAAGTTGTCGGGAGCCGAGTCGCAGCACCTCCTACATTGCGCCGATTGCAGCAGGTTGGTTTTTCTGATCAAGTAGAGGATAGCGATGGAACAGTGCGACGAGCCTTGTTGTCGATTTTGTCTGACAATAATGCTCAGTACAGTTTAGCGACCCAACTGGCACTACGCTATCTAGAATCTGACAAGATTACGCCTGAGTCGTTAGATTCAGAGGATCAACGCTTACGGCTGGGTAAAGTGATCTTCGATCGACTAAAGCACAACTCTGGTGGCTATGTCGGTGCGGAAACTGGAGGGTATCAAATTCTTCTGAACTATCGCGGGACAGAGGCAAATTTTGCCACGTTCTCTTTGCAGCAAGTTCTAAAGCGTCAAATTCCGTCAGAAAGTTTGCGTGGTCGCGTTGTTTTGATTGGAACCACCGCAGAAAGTGTCAAAGATGTGTTTCAAACGCCTTACAGCGATCGCTGGATGGGTGCATCTCAGCCAATGCCCGGAGTTGTGCTACACGCTAACATTGTCAGCCAGCTTTTAAGTGCGGCTTTAGAGGGACGACCGCTGATTCGCCCTTGGTCTGAACCTTTAGAAAGTGCCTGGATTTTAGTCTGGGCAGGAATTGGAGCCTTGATCAGTTGGCAATTCAAATCTTCAATTCGGTTGATTGTAGGAATTGTGTTCGTGAGTGGTGGACTCGTGGTCGGTTGCTATGGGGCGTTGCTACTAGGATGGTGGCTACCTGTTGCGCCTGCATTGCTGGGATTGTGGGGAAGTGCGATCGCGCTCTGGCTAGTCACAAACAAACAATTGGATCATCTGCGATTTCAGCACACTTTGATATTACTATTACAAGCTAAACAAGACTATCCCACGGCTGGACGGATTGCGATCGAGTATTTGAAGCAATCGGAAACCAAGGAAAATCAAACCGCGATCGAGCAGCAATTAAAACAGCATTTATGA
- a CDS encoding DUF928 domain-containing protein produces the protein MRLTDINLVNSILGWLSSLLIGRKAMKVKALLTLIVTWLLLTGIGAARPAVQEIAQSSNQPLERSNGLNAPILFKPPPEDGTPGTTRGAGSRDDRRCSQDNSAIALNQATEKLSLTALVPGNHSGLTQSARPTFWVYVPQTSARQIVLSIRQGTQSHSQRFVPITGQPGIIGIQATEDSPPLEVGKTYQWAIVLVCGARPSPNDPVVTALVRREPSTELPNSQNALQQASRYGEQGIWYDALTILAEAKRSQPNNADLDKTWTSFLTQPSVGLGAIATEPLR, from the coding sequence ATGAGATTAACAGATATCAACCTTGTCAATTCAATTTTAGGATGGTTGAGTAGCTTACTAATTGGGAGAAAGGCGATGAAGGTCAAAGCATTGTTGACGCTTATAGTGACATGGCTCTTACTCACAGGAATTGGAGCAGCGCGACCTGCGGTTCAGGAGATTGCTCAATCCTCAAATCAGCCGTTAGAACGCTCCAACGGTCTAAATGCCCCGATTCTATTTAAACCGCCGCCAGAAGACGGAACACCCGGTACCACTAGAGGAGCAGGATCACGAGACGATCGACGATGTTCCCAAGATAATTCAGCGATCGCGCTCAACCAAGCCACTGAGAAGCTATCCCTCACGGCTCTTGTTCCCGGTAATCATTCCGGCTTAACCCAGTCAGCCCGCCCCACATTTTGGGTGTATGTGCCTCAAACTTCTGCTCGTCAAATCGTTCTCAGCATCAGACAGGGCACTCAGTCTCATTCTCAACGCTTCGTTCCGATTACCGGACAACCGGGCATCATCGGCATTCAAGCGACTGAGGATTCGCCGCCTCTCGAAGTTGGCAAAACCTATCAATGGGCGATCGTGCTCGTATGCGGCGCTCGACCTAGCCCCAATGATCCGGTTGTGACTGCCTTGGTTCGTCGGGAGCCATCGACTGAGTTACCGAATTCACAGAATGCGTTGCAACAGGCATCTCGATACGGTGAACAAGGGATTTGGTATGATGCCCTGACTATACTTGCGGAAGCTAAGCGATCGCAGCCGAACAATGCAGATTTAGACAAGACTTGGACAAGTTTTCTCACACAACCTTCTGTTGGATTGGGCGCGATCGCCACAGAGCCATTGCGGTAG
- a CDS encoding NCS2 family permease, whose product MSERISCFFRFEQLGTCYRTELLASFTTFMATAPVLVVNAHILGNAIFLNQPGDLFEQVLVALVLCSAIATSLIGLLANYPFALAPGTGTAALFTFSIVLNMGMNWRLALTATFVEGILFTALVLSPFRRHLIDAIPNSLKQAMIVGLGLFLSYIALSGKVAPPSLGAGIIVSSTATTTALGSLKQPATLIAITGILLTAILTVRRVKGAMLIGILGTASLGWLSGVAPLPNKILTIPELPIDLVGQAIAGSQYLTGSQLGNFVAAVFMLLFVCFADTISSLNFLGQQVNRVKPDGELHRSKQALLANSLGTISGALFGSVPVIPYLDSASGIFEGGRSGFVAIVVAMLFLVSAVFAPLFAAIPAFATAPILLMIGVLMMSCVKAIDWNNLAEAIPAFLVILIMPLTFSVADGMAVGFIADAAIKMTQGKKQPVSKSSLILAGIAVAYFLLIASQS is encoded by the coding sequence ATGTCTGAGCGAATCAGTTGTTTTTTCCGCTTTGAACAGTTAGGAACGTGCTATCGAACTGAATTGCTTGCTAGCTTCACAACATTTATGGCTACCGCTCCAGTCCTGGTGGTCAATGCTCATATTCTAGGAAACGCGATATTTTTAAATCAGCCCGGAGATTTGTTTGAGCAAGTTTTGGTAGCGCTGGTTCTGTGTTCTGCGATCGCAACAAGTCTCATCGGACTCCTGGCAAATTATCCATTTGCATTAGCACCGGGTACAGGAACTGCGGCTTTGTTTACGTTCTCGATCGTGCTCAACATGGGCATGAATTGGCGGCTTGCCCTAACTGCCACCTTTGTTGAAGGAATTCTGTTTACAGCACTGGTACTCAGTCCATTTCGTCGTCATCTCATTGATGCCATTCCCAACTCGCTCAAGCAGGCAATGATCGTAGGTTTGGGATTGTTCCTTTCTTACATTGCGCTTTCTGGCAAGGTTGCACCTCCAAGTTTGGGAGCAGGTATCATTGTAAGCAGCACTGCAACGACGACTGCTTTAGGCTCTCTAAAGCAGCCCGCGACCTTGATTGCGATCACTGGAATCTTGCTGACGGCAATTCTAACGGTTCGGCGGGTCAAAGGAGCAATGTTAATCGGAATTCTTGGTACAGCAAGTCTCGGCTGGCTCTCTGGTGTTGCTCCTTTGCCGAACAAGATTCTGACGATCCCAGAGTTGCCGATCGATCTAGTTGGGCAAGCGATCGCGGGAAGTCAGTATCTTACCGGGTCACAACTCGGAAATTTCGTTGCTGCTGTATTTATGCTGCTGTTTGTTTGTTTCGCAGATACGATTAGCTCACTGAACTTTTTAGGACAACAGGTAAACCGTGTGAAGCCTGATGGAGAATTGCATCGATCGAAGCAAGCTCTACTGGCGAATTCTCTCGGCACAATCTCTGGAGCGCTTTTTGGCAGTGTGCCCGTGATTCCTTATCTTGACTCTGCTTCTGGAATCTTTGAAGGTGGGCGCAGTGGTTTTGTGGCGATCGTGGTTGCAATGTTATTTCTGGTTTCAGCAGTGTTCGCGCCACTCTTTGCTGCGATTCCGGCATTTGCGACTGCACCGATTCTGCTTATGATTGGAGTCTTGATGATGAGTTGTGTTAAAGCGATCGACTGGAATAACTTAGCTGAAGCGATTCCTGCTTTTCTGGTGATCTTGATTATGCCGCTGACGTTCTCGGTTGCGGATGGGATGGCAGTGGGTTTTATTGCGGATGCTGCGATTAAGATGACTCAAGGCAAGAAACAACCTGTTTCCAAATCGAGTTTAATCCTTGCTGGAATTGCAGTTGCTTATTTTCTGCTCATTGCTTCGCAGTCCTGA
- a CDS encoding Uma2 family endonuclease: MTQAKLRFNTIDEYLDYDDGTDTRYELVNGELIALPNEEPINPTIAMVLVSCFLQLGISPYRLAIGHQIQVQSNEVSARQPDLIIHTEESIRALLAGERLIRLEMPAPLIVIEVVSPGSPSSKNYQRDYVEKPREYAARGIPELWQIDPSRAVVNVLELVNGAYQSCPFGGDDPIVSPQFPALQLTAAQILAAQL, encoded by the coding sequence ATGACTCAAGCCAAGCTCAGATTTAACACAATCGACGAATATCTCGATTATGACGATGGCACCGATACTCGATACGAACTGGTGAACGGAGAGTTGATTGCTTTGCCAAATGAAGAGCCGATTAATCCGACGATCGCGATGGTGTTGGTCAGTTGTTTTCTGCAACTCGGCATTTCACCCTACCGATTAGCGATCGGACATCAAATTCAAGTTCAATCGAATGAAGTCTCAGCCCGACAGCCTGATCTGATCATTCACACCGAAGAATCGATCCGCGCTCTCCTCGCCGGAGAACGGCTCATCCGGCTCGAAATGCCTGCTCCCCTGATCGTGATAGAAGTTGTATCACCTGGCAGTCCGAGCAGCAAGAACTATCAGCGCGATTACGTGGAAAAGCCGAGAGAATATGCAGCACGAGGCATTCCTGAGTTGTGGCAGATTGATCCGAGTCGAGCCGTGGTGAATGTGCTGGAACTGGTGAACGGAGCTTATCAATCCTGTCCGTTTGGCGGTGATGATCCGATCGTGTCGCCGCAATTTCCAGCGCTACAATTAACCGCAGCACAAATTCTAGCCGCGCAGCTTTAA
- a CDS encoding S-layer family protein, protein MVRFWMLVLGLMAGLSDRAFAQVVPDLTLPVGERSRISGTADTQIDGGAIRGSNLFHSFQQFSIPTGGSASFNNAPNITNIITRVTGSSGSNIDGLIRANGTANLFLINPNGIVFGANARLELGGSFLASTADRLMFDNEFGYSAGDPQAPPLLTISAPIGLQYGGRAGEMRSQGAILQVPTGQTLALVGGNVAIEGGELFAPGGRVELAGIATGEVGLRQQGQDWRLSVPDGLTRADVSIGGDAIVDVSSGGGGSIAITVRNFTGNGLGTGIFAGIAAGLGTVEAQAGDIDINATEVINLDEMQLTNQVAEGGTGNAGNINITTGTLSLTNGVQVFAVTVGQGNAGNITITARDRVSFDGEDSDGVPSGAFNQVAPGAIGQGGNISITTGTLSLTNGAQVAAVTFGQGNAGTIAITARDRMSFDGESSNRVPSRATSQVESGAIGQGGNVSITTGTLIFRNGARASSTTVGEGASGNLTVKATDSIQLVGTTSDGEVPSGLFSSTGGRGSAGNIDIDTKNLIILNGARASSSTTGEGAGGNLTVKVTDSVQLIGTSTGAEAPILGVPAGGQFPSALLAGAGNRGNAGNISIATRNLIVRDGGVVSSGTVGAGAGGDLTINAADSIQVIGVPADGLSLPSLLTAQANASGSAGDITLNTRQLIIGDGGTVTGQQTISRATGSVGNIRITADSLFVGNNASLTVEDRSTVARQRTESVGNIDIQSNSLKVDRGVISAETANTDGGNIGLGVQNILLLRNGGRISTNAGTAEAGGNGGNISINGNFIVAVPEENSNISANAFTGRGGNIRITTRGLFGIEPRSSTTTGLSSITASSQFGISGTITLNQPDVDPNRGLVQLPTELQDTSGLIASTCPADEGNSFAITGRGGIPEDPRQPLMGDSVWLDDRATAQPQSIIPNPTPQIVEAQGWIRDRNGQVTLVAAHPGGMTQPSQSILCSLLKHDR, encoded by the coding sequence ATGGTTCGATTTTGGATGCTCGTATTAGGGCTAATGGCTGGATTAAGCGATCGCGCTTTCGCTCAGGTTGTACCGGATTTGACCTTGCCGGTGGGAGAGCGATCGCGCATTTCCGGCACTGCTGATACTCAAATCGACGGCGGTGCAATCCGAGGCAGCAACTTATTTCATAGCTTTCAGCAGTTCTCGATTCCCACAGGTGGCAGTGCTTCGTTTAACAATGCTCCGAACATTACGAACATTATTACTCGCGTCACTGGAAGTAGTGGCTCTAACATTGATGGACTAATTCGAGCAAATGGAACAGCCAATCTATTCTTAATCAATCCCAACGGAATCGTGTTTGGTGCCAATGCTCGATTAGAACTTGGGGGATCATTTCTTGCGAGTACCGCCGATCGCTTGATGTTTGACAACGAATTTGGGTACAGTGCTGGCGATCCCCAGGCTCCACCCTTGCTGACGATTAGTGCGCCGATTGGGTTGCAGTATGGAGGCAGAGCGGGGGAAATGCGATCGCAAGGAGCCATTCTACAAGTTCCGACTGGTCAAACCTTAGCCCTAGTGGGTGGCAATGTTGCCATTGAGGGTGGAGAATTATTCGCACCTGGAGGACGGGTGGAATTAGCAGGGATTGCAACAGGTGAGGTGGGACTGAGGCAGCAGGGGCAGGACTGGCGGTTGAGTGTCCCGGATGGATTGACGAGGGCGGATGTCTCGATCGGTGGTGATGCGATCGTCGATGTTAGTTCTGGCGGCGGTGGCAGCATTGCGATTACCGTCCGCAACTTCACAGGCAATGGACTCGGCACAGGAATATTCGCAGGCATCGCAGCAGGGTTAGGAACTGTCGAGGCTCAAGCAGGAGACATTGACATTAATGCTACGGAAGTTATAAATCTCGATGAAATGCAGCTCACCAATCAAGTTGCAGAAGGCGGCACAGGCAATGCAGGTAACATCAATATCACCACCGGCACCCTTTCTCTCACCAACGGGGTGCAAGTGTTTGCTGTCACCGTGGGACAAGGCAATGCCGGGAATATCACGATTACGGCAAGAGATCGGGTGTCCTTCGATGGCGAGGACAGCGATGGAGTCCCCAGCGGTGCTTTCAATCAGGTGGCACCTGGAGCGATCGGTCAGGGCGGCAACATCAGTATCACCACAGGCACACTTTCTCTCACCAATGGGGCGCAAGTGGCTGCTGTCACGTTTGGACAAGGCAATGCTGGAACTATCGCGATTACGGCAAGAGATCGGATGTCCTTCGATGGCGAGAGCAGCAATAGAGTCCCCAGCAGGGCTACTAGCCAGGTGGAATCTGGAGCGATTGGTCAGGGCGGCAATGTCAGCATCACAACAGGTACGCTCATCTTTCGCAATGGGGCACGAGCATCATCTACTACTGTAGGTGAAGGAGCAAGCGGAAATTTGACCGTGAAAGCCACGGATTCAATACAACTTGTTGGAACGACCTCGGATGGTGAAGTGCCTAGCGGCTTGTTTTCTTCAACTGGCGGTCGTGGCAGTGCGGGGAATATAGATATTGACACAAAAAATCTTATCATCCTCAATGGGGCACGAGCATCATCTAGTACTACGGGTGAAGGAGCAGGCGGAAATTTGACCGTGAAAGTCACTGACTCGGTACAGCTCATTGGAACATCGACAGGTGCGGAGGCTCCTATTCTTGGAGTACCAGCAGGTGGGCAATTTCCTAGCGCCTTGCTTGCTGGGGCTGGAAATCGTGGCAATGCAGGGAATATAAGCATTGCCACAAGAAATTTAATCGTCCGCGATGGGGGAGTCGTGTCATCGGGTACCGTGGGTGCAGGGGCGGGCGGAGATTTAACCATAAATGCCGCAGACTCGATACAAGTCATTGGAGTCCCAGCAGATGGTCTATCCCTCCCCAGTCTATTGACCGCACAAGCAAACGCTAGTGGCAGTGCTGGAGATATTACGCTGAACACCAGGCAACTCATAATCGGTGATGGGGGAACGGTTACAGGTCAACAAACGATCTCAAGGGCAACTGGAAGTGTCGGAAATATTCGCATCACAGCAGACTCGCTGTTTGTGGGAAACAATGCCAGTCTCACCGTCGAAGACCGAAGCACTGTAGCTCGTCAAAGAACCGAATCTGTTGGCAATATCGACATTCAAAGCAACTCGCTGAAGGTCGATCGCGGTGTGATCTCTGCCGAAACTGCTAACACTGATGGCGGCAACATTGGTCTCGGTGTCCAGAATATCTTGCTATTGCGAAACGGCGGACGCATCTCAACCAATGCAGGAACGGCTGAAGCAGGCGGTAACGGAGGGAATATCAGCATTAACGGTAACTTCATTGTGGCAGTACCCGAAGAAAACAGTAATATTAGTGCAAATGCTTTTACGGGTCGGGGTGGCAATATTCGCATCACCACGCGAGGACTGTTCGGGATTGAACCTCGATCGAGTACCACCACCGGACTAAGCAGCATTACCGCCAGTTCGCAGTTTGGTATCAGTGGCACGATTACTTTGAACCAACCCGATGTTGATCCAAACCGAGGACTCGTGCAATTGCCCACGGAGCTACAGGATACGAGCGGCTTGATTGCGAGTACTTGTCCAGCGGATGAGGGCAATTCGTTTGCGATTACGGGGCGCGGTGGGATACCTGAAGATCCGAGACAGCCCTTGATGGGCGACAGTGTTTGGTTAGACGATCGAGCTACAGCACAACCGCAATCCATCATCCCAAATCCGACTCCTCAGATTGTCGAAGCACAAGGATGGATTCGCGATCGTAATGGACAAGTAACTTTAGTCGCTGCTCATCCAGGTGGCATGACCCAACCTTCCCAATCGATTCTCTGTTCCTTGCTCAAGCACGATCGCTAG
- a CDS encoding Nif11-like leader peptide family natural product precursor, translating to MTTNPIKPTTDLEQFYAQYLKDPMLQERLKAATTPDNLCELAVELGKEQGYCFTKEEAMATLESGRVGEPCDPSDVEPPIRIATK from the coding sequence ATGACGACAAATCCCATCAAACCGACAACGGATCTCGAACAGTTCTACGCCCAGTATTTGAAAGACCCGATGCTGCAAGAGCGACTCAAAGCAGCAACCACTCCAGACAACCTGTGTGAGTTAGCGGTTGAGTTAGGCAAAGAACAAGGCTACTGTTTCACCAAGGAAGAGGCAATGGCTACCTTGGAGTCCGGTAGAGTCGGGGAACCTTGCGATCCATCTGATGTAGAGCCTCCCATCCGAATTGCGACCAAATAA
- a CDS encoding S-layer homology domain-containing protein — translation MSDITSVSQLTDVDPTQYYYKDLQSLIDRYGISVGYPDNTFRGEQAMTRAEAVQLVNQALDRMSELIAASIAASEDKMLKSIAASENA, via the coding sequence ATGTCTGACATCACATCCGTAAGTCAACTGACCGACGTTGACCCAACTCAGTACTATTACAAAGACTTGCAGTCCTTAATCGATCGCTATGGTATTAGTGTTGGATATCCAGATAACACCTTTCGGGGTGAACAAGCGATGACAAGGGCTGAAGCTGTGCAACTGGTGAATCAAGCGTTAGATAGAATGTCGGAATTAATCGCAGCATCTATCGCAGCATCTGAAGATAAAATGTTGAAATCAATCGCAGCATCTGAAAATGCCTAG